Proteins encoded by one window of Candidatus Bathyarchaeum sp.:
- a CDS encoding VOC family protein translates to MDHTVVHFEIPAKDLEELKKFYSKLFKWKFIQMPTEGTDYWVIQTVPTDEQGMLQKPGVNGGMVTKDPEEKNVNPVNYITVENMDKYLIKATELGGKILMPVQTIPNVGQIARMSDPEGNQFGLLQPEKKDTKKSKK, encoded by the coding sequence ATGGATCACACAGTTGTTCATTTTGAGATTCCAGCCAAGGACCTAGAAGAATTGAAAAAGTTTTACTCTAAACTCTTTAAATGGAAATTTATCCAAATGCCAACCGAAGGAACAGATTACTGGGTAATTCAAACAGTCCCCACCGATGAACAGGGCATGCTACAAAAACCCGGAGTAAACGGCGGCATGGTCACCAAGGATCCTGAAGAAAAAAACGTGAACCCAGTTAACTACATCACAGTTGAAAACATGGACAAATACCTGATAAAAGCAACAGAACTAGGCGGAAAAATCCTAATGCCCGTGCAAACAATCCCAAACGTTGGACAAATAGCCCGAATGTCAGACCCCGAAGGCAACCAATTTGGACTACTACAACCCGAAAAAAAAGACACAAAAAAATCAAAGAAATAA
- a CDS encoding flippase-like domain-containing protein → MKGLSGKLRKLMIPVQGAVSILILYLLFQNVNLTETYQTLSQVNVPILLVSIIFFVLSSFAIGFGLHGALKSSNAAPSIKTTQLANFGGQLLSDITPAKSGYFATPVLLNQLENVPYEKGLMSVMSVGAINFFIKAAFSSTALIYFINRITIDPTMTNAMLIGITILLAGGIGLTILVWTNCFSNLLLKLAKIPLIGKLIEKLCEIRTMFTKDKDGIRKSAKTIILSIIASILFSGISLFILAQSMALTQPNFLDLLLMGPLTAVFMYVPVTFAGLGLQEAAYVFLLTNIGAPIEIALPFALMIRVLSITTDLIGLPPLIKTSTGLFSKLDKK, encoded by the coding sequence GTGAAAGGACTCTCGGGCAAGTTACGAAAACTTATGATACCAGTTCAGGGAGCAGTAAGCATTCTAATTTTATATCTACTGTTTCAAAACGTAAACCTAACAGAAACCTACCAAACCTTATCCCAAGTTAATGTCCCAATTTTATTGGTGTCCATAATATTTTTTGTTCTGTCCTCTTTCGCGATTGGATTTGGACTACACGGAGCCCTAAAAAGTTCTAACGCAGCCCCATCCATAAAAACTACCCAACTAGCAAACTTTGGAGGCCAACTACTAAGCGACATCACACCTGCAAAATCAGGCTACTTCGCAACCCCAGTGCTACTAAACCAACTAGAAAACGTCCCCTACGAAAAAGGACTAATGAGCGTCATGTCAGTTGGAGCAATCAACTTCTTCATAAAAGCAGCATTTTCCTCCACTGCACTAATTTATTTCATAAACCGAATCACAATCGACCCCACCATGACAAACGCCATGCTGATTGGAATAACCATACTACTAGCAGGAGGCATAGGACTAACAATCCTGGTATGGACCAACTGCTTTAGCAACCTACTGCTAAAACTGGCCAAAATCCCCTTGATAGGAAAACTAATCGAAAAACTATGCGAAATACGAACAATGTTCACCAAAGACAAAGACGGAATACGAAAATCAGCCAAAACCATCATACTCTCCATCATCGCATCAATCCTATTCAGCGGAATCTCATTATTCATCCTAGCCCAATCCATGGCACTGACCCAGCCAAACTTTCTAGACTTACTGTTAATGGGACCATTAACTGCAGTTTTCATGTATGTCCCAGTAACCTTCGCAGGACTAGGACTACAAGAAGCAGCCTACGTATTCTTACTAACAAACATAGGCGCCCCAATAGAAATCGCGCTACCTTTTGCCCTTATGATCAGAGTGTTATCGATAACAACTGACCTGATAGGCTTACCCCCATTGATCAAAACCAGCACAGGACTATTCAGCAAACTAGACAAAAAATAA
- a CDS encoding UbiA family prenyltransferase — MRDSLKGFMSFISVERGIMLFMINMGATFLIAQSSTLPNAIYLGIIAFLLWSGVDAINNVYDAELDEKSDPNRAKFTKNLGKLGLTITLGLFAITMSLGAATGILLVVVFIFIGIIAGVIYSVPPFRLRQTILKPIVNLSVGAIPVLIVAAFYNVFSIQVLTLILLMGISTAVNSLWEDLADYKSDFNAKAKTTLVVLGFKKGLYLTIIMGYSLIPLMLIVGMMFQLNTIYFIILGGLITYISVRLIQNRNIITGKPEHETLLAAGESFAKDFVIVALVHTTNLMLSGYLTYQQILVA, encoded by the coding sequence ATGCGCGACAGTCTAAAAGGTTTCATGTCATTCATCTCTGTTGAACGGGGAATAATGCTGTTCATGATAAACATGGGCGCAACTTTTCTGATAGCACAAAGCTCAACATTACCAAACGCAATTTATCTAGGAATCATCGCATTCCTACTATGGAGCGGCGTAGACGCCATAAACAACGTTTACGACGCCGAACTAGACGAAAAATCAGACCCCAACCGAGCAAAATTCACAAAAAACCTCGGAAAACTCGGACTAACAATAACACTAGGACTCTTCGCAATAACCATGAGCCTAGGCGCAGCAACAGGAATACTCCTAGTCGTCGTATTCATTTTCATCGGAATCATCGCAGGCGTAATCTATTCGGTTCCACCGTTTAGACTAAGACAAACCATTCTCAAACCCATCGTCAACCTGTCAGTCGGAGCAATCCCAGTTTTAATCGTAGCAGCATTCTACAACGTCTTTTCAATACAAGTACTAACACTAATTCTACTCATGGGAATATCAACAGCAGTAAACAGCCTGTGGGAAGACCTGGCAGACTACAAATCAGACTTTAACGCAAAAGCAAAAACAACCCTGGTAGTCCTCGGATTCAAAAAAGGACTTTACCTGACCATAATCATGGGATACAGCCTGATACCCCTGATGCTAATAGTAGGAATGATGTTCCAACTGAACACCATATACTTCATAATCCTGGGGGGCCTAATCACATACATCTCAGTCCGACTGATTCAAAACCGCAACATCATAACAGGAAAACCCGAACACGAAACACTACTAGCAGCAGGCGAAAGCTTCGCAAAAGACTTCGTAATAGTAGCACTGGTCCACACCACAAACCTGATGCTAAGCGGCTACTTGACATACCAACAAATTCTTGTAGCATAA
- a CDS encoding nucleoside-triphosphatase translates to MRRIVLLTGASGVGKSSVFWRTVKCLKAKGLEIRGTLCQDLHESGKRVGLEMMDISNGEKAWLARINYPGVRKVSNYTVNLLDLDVLGASAIFDALHNGDVIAIDEIGPMELSSTAFSAALVQAIETSKPLLATVRHDIGHPLVESIKARSDAELIQVTPENRKKLHVEVAEKLISCLVIA, encoded by the coding sequence TTGCGAAGAATAGTACTTTTAACTGGGGCTTCTGGAGTCGGGAAGAGTAGCGTTTTTTGGAGAACTGTAAAATGTCTCAAAGCGAAAGGTCTGGAGATCCGGGGCACTCTTTGTCAGGATCTTCATGAATCCGGTAAACGAGTAGGTCTAGAAATGATGGATATATCCAATGGTGAAAAAGCTTGGCTAGCGCGTATTAATTATCCTGGGGTTCGCAAAGTTAGCAACTATACTGTTAACTTGCTTGACCTTGATGTGTTAGGTGCCAGTGCAATTTTTGATGCCCTTCACAATGGGGATGTGATTGCAATTGATGAAATTGGGCCTATGGAGCTTTCTTCGACTGCTTTTAGTGCAGCTTTGGTTCAAGCCATCGAAACGAGTAAGCCTTTGTTGGCGACTGTTCGTCATGACATTGGTCATCCTCTTGTTGAGAGCATTAAAGCACGATCTGACGCTGAGCTTATTCAAGTGACACCTGAGAATCGTAAGAAATTGCATGTTGAAGTTGCTGAAAAATTAATTAGCTGTTTGGTTATAGCATAA
- a CDS encoding tRNA (guanine(10)-N(2))-dimethyltransferase, translating into MEIGFPTEKIQEGKATILVPKLSEYKQKASDYAPSKAPVFYNPVMELNRDFAVIALQTFQRTVERELYVSEPMTGCGLRGVRLAVEVEGIQKVVVNDLNPKGIKLAKHNAQINGVSDLFEAETEGANLFLTQHSAPKTRFDYVDVDPFGPPVPFMDSALRAMRNKGLLALTATDMAPLCGVHPRACLRKYGGIPLRTEYCHELAVRLLCGCLTMMAAKHETGIKIMFSHSNDHYIRVYATIEHGAKKADKSIEQMGYVLHCFSCMHRETVTGITSPIKRVCPTCGKKLNLAGPLWLGKIADENFCASMLQEINKLNLKQQKRILKTATLIKNEANAPVTHYRVDQICDKLNLPVPPQKKVIEKIREAGYQAVLTHFNSRGFKTDAPSNKVTKIITTLVT; encoded by the coding sequence ATGGAAATTGGGTTCCCCACAGAAAAAATACAAGAAGGCAAAGCAACAATACTGGTACCCAAACTCAGCGAATACAAACAAAAAGCATCAGATTACGCACCTTCAAAAGCTCCTGTTTTCTACAACCCAGTAATGGAACTAAACAGAGACTTTGCCGTTATTGCCCTGCAGACATTCCAAAGAACTGTTGAGCGAGAACTTTACGTTTCCGAACCCATGACCGGATGCGGACTGCGAGGAGTAAGACTTGCAGTCGAAGTCGAAGGCATACAAAAAGTCGTAGTTAACGACCTTAACCCCAAGGGCATAAAACTTGCCAAACATAACGCACAGATTAACGGCGTTTCAGACCTTTTCGAAGCAGAAACTGAAGGCGCGAACCTTTTTTTGACCCAGCACTCGGCACCAAAAACACGCTTTGATTACGTGGACGTTGACCCCTTTGGTCCGCCGGTGCCCTTTATGGACTCTGCACTACGAGCAATGCGCAACAAAGGATTACTGGCTTTAACGGCCACGGACATGGCACCGTTATGCGGAGTGCATCCCCGAGCGTGCTTGCGAAAGTATGGAGGAATCCCCCTGCGCACAGAATACTGTCACGAACTTGCAGTCAGGCTACTTTGCGGCTGTTTAACCATGATGGCTGCAAAACACGAAACCGGAATCAAAATAATGTTTAGCCATAGCAACGACCATTACATCAGAGTTTACGCCACCATTGAACATGGAGCCAAAAAAGCAGACAAGAGCATAGAACAAATGGGATATGTTTTGCACTGTTTTTCATGCATGCACCGAGAAACAGTTACTGGAATAACCTCACCCATCAAACGGGTTTGCCCAACATGCGGAAAAAAACTAAACCTTGCAGGTCCCCTGTGGCTGGGCAAAATCGCTGACGAAAACTTTTGCGCATCAATGCTACAAGAAATAAACAAACTAAACCTCAAACAACAAAAACGAATACTAAAAACTGCAACCCTAATCAAAAACGAAGCAAACGCCCCAGTTACACACTACAGGGTAGACCAAATCTGCGACAAACTAAATCTGCCGGTTCCCCCACAAAAAAAAGTGATAGAAAAAATACGAGAAGCAGGCTACCAAGCAGTTTTAACTCACTTTAACAGCCGAGGATTCAAAACAGACGCCCCATCAAACAAAGTCACCAAAATCATAACAACACTTGTAACTTAG
- a CDS encoding carboxypeptidase-like regulatory domain-containing protein, protein MKKGLTVFLATFYVCTLLVLVPAFGQQLTQDQLVVDKLQVSTISEGYILSKDSSYGTNDRNYLQNETLHVWAWSSKLNANEFDDHYCLLTLDKYEHKIFLNSNLSMSQPNSFTGSFDLTRLEKTGNWSVQIYLRTAPPKPETFEENDVIQVSTQDPKTHALTISSWPISDVSFTLNGSKLTTQFFSSLQEAKYTIAMPQNVTVNEKVYNFIEWENGATLQTRTIELTDDKIVTAYFVAQTETFSSTITGIVTDNRGNPITAAKITIVETNNSTFTASEPAGQYLFENLSEGTYTLKVEAEGYNTTLTAIGVEQNKDYTQNFALPLTATEDKNENLDTLQIILIILALIGTTGLLLLWRSRKRFMKKIKKTEYKKTLEKARITAGLEELDSLHQKKLLRDKDYEEMRKKLQEDLNKISTTKN, encoded by the coding sequence ATGAAAAAGGGCCTAACAGTTTTTCTAGCTACATTTTATGTGTGCACCTTATTGGTTTTAGTACCTGCTTTTGGACAGCAGCTAACCCAGGACCAACTCGTCGTAGACAAGTTGCAGGTCAGCACAATATCTGAAGGATACATACTGTCAAAAGATTCAAGTTATGGGACAAATGACCGCAACTATCTACAAAACGAAACCCTTCACGTGTGGGCATGGTCGTCCAAACTAAACGCTAATGAATTTGATGACCATTATTGTCTACTGACCTTAGACAAGTATGAGCATAAAATATTCCTTAACAGTAACCTGAGTATGAGCCAGCCAAACTCGTTCACGGGCTCCTTTGACCTGACAAGACTAGAAAAAACAGGAAACTGGTCAGTTCAAATTTATCTACGAACCGCACCCCCCAAACCAGAGACCTTTGAAGAAAACGATGTTATCCAGGTCTCAACTCAGGATCCAAAGACCCACGCTTTAACAATTTCTTCGTGGCCAATCTCAGATGTTTCGTTTACCTTGAATGGATCAAAGTTGACAACACAATTTTTCAGTTCACTTCAAGAAGCAAAATACACAATTGCAATGCCCCAAAACGTTACAGTTAACGAAAAAGTCTACAATTTCATCGAATGGGAAAACGGCGCAACATTACAGACCCGAACAATAGAGCTTACAGACGACAAAATTGTTACTGCATATTTCGTAGCTCAAACTGAAACTTTCAGTTCAACCATCACCGGAATCGTAACTGACAACAGGGGAAACCCGATAACAGCTGCAAAGATCACAATTGTAGAAACCAACAACTCTACGTTCACAGCTTCGGAACCTGCAGGCCAGTACCTGTTTGAAAATCTTTCAGAAGGCACTTACACCCTTAAAGTTGAAGCAGAAGGATACAACACAACATTAACTGCAATTGGCGTAGAACAAAACAAGGATTACACACAAAACTTTGCATTACCCCTGACAGCGACTGAAGACAAAAATGAAAACCTAGACACATTACAAATAATTTTGATCATTTTAGCATTAATTGGAACAACTGGATTACTTCTGCTATGGAGAAGCCGAAAAAGATTCATGAAAAAAATCAAGAAAACCGAATACAAAAAGACCCTTGAAAAAGCAAGAATAACAGCAGGCCTAGAAGAGTTAGATAGCCTTCACCAGAAAAAGCTACTTAGGGACAAAGACTATGAAGAAATGCGAAAAAAGTTACAAGAAGACCTTAACAAAATTTCAACAACAAAAAATTAA
- a CDS encoding FumA C-terminus/TtdB family hydratase beta subunit, whose product MAVYRLRTPISEEQIRKLTVNDTIYLTGTMVTARDEAHKRALDLHKNNEQLPINLDGLAVFHCGPLVKKENQTWTVVAAGPTTSARMEPLQADFIKDFKVRLVIGKGGMGKKTVDAMKKYGAVYGAFTGGAAILAAKAIKQVKNVEWLDLGMPEALWILQVEEFGPLTVAIDTHGNNLFEEVQNKAETKRQAIYKKLSAT is encoded by the coding sequence TTGGCTGTTTACCGGTTAAGAACTCCTATTTCTGAAGAGCAAATCAGAAAACTCACAGTAAACGATACGATTTACCTTACCGGAACCATGGTCACCGCCCGGGATGAAGCCCACAAACGAGCCCTAGACCTTCACAAAAATAATGAGCAACTGCCCATAAATTTGGATGGTTTAGCAGTTTTTCATTGTGGACCCCTAGTCAAAAAAGAAAACCAAACATGGACCGTGGTGGCTGCCGGTCCAACAACAAGCGCTCGAATGGAGCCTTTGCAGGCAGATTTCATTAAAGACTTCAAGGTTCGGTTAGTAATCGGCAAAGGTGGCATGGGCAAAAAAACTGTAGATGCTATGAAAAAGTACGGCGCAGTTTACGGAGCCTTCACTGGAGGCGCCGCAATTCTTGCCGCCAAAGCCATAAAACAAGTCAAAAATGTAGAATGGCTGGATCTTGGGATGCCTGAAGCTCTTTGGATACTGCAAGTTGAAGAGTTTGGACCGTTAACAGTTGCAATCGACACCCACGGAAACAACCTTTTCGAGGAAGTTCAAAACAAAGCAGAAACAAAACGACAAGCAATTTACAAAAAGCTTAGCGCAACCTAA
- a CDS encoding fumarate hydratase produces the protein MNQLVVENVAVKLLQLAVTKLPYDVKEALQTAYQSESCVAKSQLKAMLDNIELAEKTGAPLCQDTGIIIFYVKAGSELSGLDKIESALRNATRRATKQIPLRPNAVDPFSHENTGNNTGRFVPFINWEIVPGDELEITVLPKGGGSENVSALGMLTPSAGVVGLKKFVVDTVIKAGAKPCPPTILGVAVGGGADIAIKLAKKALLKPVNEKNVDPKLAELEQELLEAVNSTGIGPMGLGGKTTVLGVKLDYAHRHPASYPVAVVVQCWAARKASARICSDGTVEYLTHEVT, from the coding sequence GTGAACCAACTAGTTGTAGAAAACGTCGCCGTCAAGCTTTTGCAATTAGCAGTCACCAAGCTGCCTTATGATGTAAAAGAAGCACTACAAACTGCATATCAGAGCGAATCTTGTGTTGCGAAATCTCAACTCAAAGCCATGCTGGACAACATTGAGTTAGCAGAAAAAACTGGAGCCCCCCTGTGTCAAGATACTGGAATAATAATTTTTTACGTGAAAGCAGGCAGTGAACTTTCTGGTTTAGATAAAATTGAATCTGCGTTACGAAATGCAACAAGGCGGGCTACTAAACAGATTCCTTTGCGTCCTAATGCGGTGGATCCTTTCAGTCATGAAAATACTGGAAACAATACTGGGCGGTTTGTTCCTTTCATAAACTGGGAGATTGTTCCCGGGGATGAGCTGGAAATCACTGTTTTGCCCAAAGGCGGTGGCTCAGAAAATGTTTCAGCGTTAGGAATGCTCACTCCCAGTGCTGGGGTTGTGGGTCTCAAAAAATTTGTTGTGGATACTGTAATCAAGGCCGGCGCAAAACCTTGTCCCCCTACAATTTTGGGTGTGGCAGTAGGTGGGGGCGCTGACATAGCAATAAAGCTCGCCAAAAAAGCTTTGTTAAAGCCAGTTAATGAAAAAAATGTTGATCCTAAACTGGCAGAGTTAGAGCAAGAACTTCTTGAAGCTGTAAACTCTACTGGAATTGGACCCATGGGTCTAGGGGGAAAAACAACCGTTTTGGGTGTGAAGCTAGATTATGCTCATCGTCATCCTGCTTCGTATCCCGTGGCAGTGGTTGTTCAATGCTGGGCTGCAAGAAAAGCCAGTGCACGGATTTGTTCTGACGGAACAGTTGAGTATCTAACCCATGAGGTGACCTAA
- the radA gene encoding DNA repair and recombination protein RadA, whose translation MTKETPPENKKFESLEDLGLGTTMAKKLREVGLNTVESLGMATVKELEEIGITKKTAKEIIRKARLSMPFQFIRGDELVKMRKNILRLTTASNMLDKLLGGGIESQSITEFYGEYGSGKSQICHQLCVNIQLPHEQGGLDGAALYIDTENTFRTERIFQMAKNLGLDPEEAIKNIIYAEAFTSDHQMFLLENADKIIKENGIKLIVVDSLTAHFRSEYMGREMLQERQQKLNKHMHMLIRLSRAFNAVAVVTNQVMSKPDVFFGDAVHPVGGHIVAHTSHTRVFLRKSARGPVRIARLVSSPHLPEGEGVFKITENGIEDVNTNDGEN comes from the coding sequence ATGACCAAAGAAACCCCCCCTGAAAACAAAAAATTCGAAAGCTTAGAAGACCTGGGCCTAGGAACAACTATGGCCAAAAAGCTTCGGGAAGTGGGGCTAAACACGGTAGAGTCACTGGGAATGGCTACAGTTAAAGAACTAGAAGAAATCGGAATCACCAAAAAAACCGCCAAAGAAATAATCCGTAAAGCCCGGTTAAGCATGCCCTTCCAGTTCATCAGAGGCGACGAACTAGTAAAAATGCGCAAAAACATCTTGCGCCTAACCACAGCAAGCAACATGCTAGACAAACTCCTAGGCGGAGGCATTGAATCCCAATCAATCACCGAATTTTACGGCGAATACGGCAGCGGAAAAAGCCAGATTTGCCATCAGTTATGCGTCAACATTCAACTGCCCCACGAACAAGGGGGCCTAGACGGAGCAGCATTATATATCGACACTGAAAACACCTTCAGAACAGAACGAATTTTTCAGATGGCAAAAAACCTGGGTTTAGACCCAGAAGAAGCCATAAAAAACATAATTTATGCTGAAGCCTTCACGTCGGATCATCAAATGTTTTTGTTGGAAAATGCAGATAAAATAATCAAAGAAAACGGAATAAAACTAATTGTTGTTGATTCCTTGACAGCCCATTTTAGAAGCGAATACATGGGACGCGAAATGCTTCAAGAACGCCAACAAAAACTCAACAAACACATGCACATGCTGATTCGCCTGTCCAGAGCATTTAATGCAGTGGCCGTCGTTACAAACCAGGTTATGTCCAAACCTGACGTATTCTTTGGCGACGCCGTGCACCCCGTAGGCGGACACATAGTTGCACACACCAGCCACACCCGGGTGTTTCTCAGAAAATCTGCCCGCGGACCAGTTAGAATTGCCCGCCTAGTTTCAAGCCCACACCTGCCAGAAGGCGAGGGAGTTTTCAAAATCACCGAAAATGGAATAGAAGACGTTAATACAAACGATGGAGAGAATTAA
- a CDS encoding phosphohydrolase: MEKNPETCPGIKNFLRPKPEFIQCPNCAGTVEIWSDEETAECDICGQTVSRPEKAQSCLDWCEFADKCRAIIEARKQ; the protein is encoded by the coding sequence ATGGAAAAAAATCCAGAAACTTGTCCTGGAATCAAGAATTTTCTTCGTCCAAAACCTGAATTCATCCAGTGCCCTAACTGCGCTGGAACCGTAGAAATCTGGAGCGACGAAGAAACAGCAGAATGCGACATCTGCGGACAAACAGTAAGCCGACCCGAAAAAGCCCAATCCTGCTTAGACTGGTGTGAATTCGCAGACAAATGCCGCGCTATAATTGAAGCAAGAAAACAATAG
- a CDS encoding 4Fe-4S dicluster domain-containing protein: protein MVLRNIVKIDQQKCNGCGQCIPSCAEGALQIINGKAQLVKDVYCDGLGACLGKCPQDAITIEQREAEEFDEQAAHEHVQQTDSAQPVSCPSTRPMQFNSQEPAQAVLQRQKTELTMWPVQLKLLPPYAPFLKEADLLIAADCVPFAYPNFHQDFLKNRVLTVGCPKLDDVSLYRNKLAEIFRTANLNSLTIVNMEVPCCFGLKRLVEEAMELSGTHIPLQQITISIKGEILSKSNN, encoded by the coding sequence ATGGTTCTACGAAACATCGTCAAAATCGACCAACAAAAATGCAACGGCTGCGGACAATGCATACCCTCCTGCGCCGAAGGAGCCCTCCAAATCATCAACGGCAAAGCCCAACTAGTAAAAGACGTCTACTGCGACGGCCTTGGAGCCTGCTTAGGAAAATGCCCCCAAGACGCCATAACCATCGAACAACGAGAAGCCGAAGAATTTGATGAACAAGCAGCCCACGAACACGTCCAACAAACTGATTCTGCTCAGCCTGTTAGTTGTCCTTCCACTCGGCCTATGCAGTTTAACAGCCAAGAACCAGCACAAGCAGTCCTGCAACGACAAAAAACAGAACTAACCATGTGGCCTGTGCAACTCAAACTGTTGCCTCCTTATGCGCCTTTCCTTAAAGAAGCAGATTTACTAATAGCAGCAGATTGTGTTCCCTTTGCGTATCCGAACTTTCATCAAGATTTTCTAAAAAACAGGGTCTTAACGGTTGGTTGCCCTAAACTTGATGATGTAAGCCTTTATCGAAACAAGTTAGCGGAAATTTTTCGTACCGCAAACCTCAACAGCCTCACCATAGTGAACATGGAAGTCCCCTGCTGTTTTGGCCTAAAACGGCTAGTGGAAGAAGCAATGGAACTGTCCGGAACTCACATTCCGTTGCAGCAGATAACAATCAGCATCAAAGGGGAAATCCTTTCCAAATCAAATAATTAG
- a CDS encoding DsrE/DsrF/DrsH-like family protein — protein sequence MTEKKKMALVIHSGTSDKLLCAFTLASTAAAMDMEVHLYFTFWGLNMLKQGAMDKAGLPATYKEFEPMMQAKLKEMNYPTPYEMLKRMKQTGNVKIYACSPTMEMFGVTKETLIPEVDKIAGATAFLDIAADADISMVI from the coding sequence ATGACCGAAAAAAAGAAAATGGCATTAGTCATACACAGCGGCACCTCAGACAAACTTTTGTGTGCATTCACCTTAGCTTCAACCGCAGCAGCCATGGACATGGAAGTGCACCTTTACTTCACATTCTGGGGCCTGAACATGCTCAAACAAGGCGCCATGGACAAAGCAGGACTTCCTGCAACTTACAAAGAATTTGAACCCATGATGCAAGCCAAACTAAAAGAAATGAACTACCCCACCCCCTACGAGATGCTCAAACGCATGAAACAAACCGGAAACGTCAAAATCTACGCCTGCAGCCCAACCATGGAAATGTTCGGAGTAACCAAGGAAACCCTCATCCCCGAAGTCGACAAAATCGCCGGAGCAACCGCCTTTCTAGACATAGCAGCAGATGCAGACATCTCAATGGTGATCTAA